In Candidatus Nitrosarchaeum limnium SFB1, the following proteins share a genomic window:
- a CDS encoding AsnC/Lrp family regulatory protein yields the protein MINCELGAEENIMEQLRQIEQVVDVFGTIGTHDMMVKLEAENFEKIRELVSRNIQKIEKIRTISTLIKKDN from the coding sequence ATGATTAACTGTGAATTGGGTGCTGAAGAGAATATAATGGAACAATTAAGACAAATTGAACAGGTTGTTGACGTTTTTGGTACTATTGGAACCCATGATATGATGGTTAAACTAGAGGCTGAGAACTTTGAAAAAATTAGAGAACTAGTATCTAGAAATATACAAAAAATCGAAAAAATCAGAACTATTTCTACCCTTATAAAAAAGGATAATTGA
- a CDS encoding hypothetical protein (hypothetical protein Nmar_0711) has product MIPDAKLTSEGWWSFSTARGKAMLKFKENKSLGILDHMYIDQDSKWDVPMRVISNGNESEVIITLIKPDELTDEQFNERMIEVEQVFANLKKIIELP; this is encoded by the coding sequence ATGATTCCTGATGCAAAGTTGACTTCGGAAGGTTGGTGGTCTTTTTCAACAGCAAGAGGTAAAGCCATGTTGAAATTCAAAGAAAACAAATCTTTAGGGATTCTGGATCACATGTACATTGATCAGGATTCCAAATGGGATGTTCCTATGAGAGTAATTTCTAACGGAAATGAATCTGAAGTAATAATTACTTTGATAAAACCCGATGAACTAACAGATGAACAATTCAATGAAAGAATGATTGAAGTAGAGCAAGTCTTTGCTAATCTTAAAAAAATAATTGAACTTCCTTAA
- a CDS encoding hypothetical protein (hypothetical protein Nmar_0712) — protein sequence MRYIIIGVALVFVGFLILGVFGHQYQIASIQSEEFRECYQYYEDRDPVEVNCSTLMIEQILFFTFVIVLIAVGIVAMIKGARGKWDNEVRPEDMVGPGNDKNIKKD from the coding sequence ATGCGCTATATCATAATAGGGGTAGCTCTTGTTTTTGTAGGATTTTTAATTTTAGGAGTATTTGGTCATCAATATCAGATTGCCAGCATACAATCTGAAGAGTTCAGAGAATGTTATCAGTATTATGAAGATAGAGACCCTGTTGAAGTTAATTGCTCTACATTAATGATTGAACAAATTTTATTTTTTACATTTGTTATTGTATTAATTGCAGTTGGGATAGTAGCCATGATCAAAGGGGCCAGGGGTAAATGGGATAACGAAGTTAGGCCAGAAGATATGGTCGGTCCAGGTAATGACAAAAATATAAAAAAAGACTAG
- a CDS encoding hypothetical protein (hypothetical protein Nmar_0713), producing the protein MVKKISKTFHTGSVKKTISINASKQKVWQKISNIAGLPLWAVDVKKTTYLSKKKKNVGAIRKITFDDGNTIEEHIVAWKNGKYFTYMATEGLPLRAYVATISIKAKNKKTTQLTWQSYLNSKKMSKKQFTDFVEFMERFYETSLGNLKNIIEK; encoded by the coding sequence ATGGTTAAAAAAATAAGTAAAACATTTCATACAGGTTCAGTTAAAAAAACAATTTCAATTAACGCATCAAAACAAAAAGTATGGCAAAAAATTAGCAACATTGCAGGATTACCATTATGGGCAGTAGATGTTAAAAAAACAACATATCTTTCCAAAAAGAAAAAAAACGTCGGGGCAATTCGTAAAATTACATTTGATGATGGAAATACAATTGAAGAACATATTGTTGCATGGAAGAATGGAAAGTATTTCACATACATGGCAACTGAAGGATTACCATTAAGAGCATATGTAGCAACAATATCCATCAAGGCTAAAAATAAAAAAACAACTCAATTAACTTGGCAATCGTATCTCAATAGTAAAAAGATGTCAAAAAAACAATTTACCGATTTTGTCGAATTTATGGAAAGATTTTATGAGACATCATTAGGAAATCTAAAAAATATTATTGAAAAATAG
- a CDS encoding hypothetical protein (hypothetical protein Nmar_0714): MVFGWGKKKEDSKTLDVSSTKQIQLSEVSGIVRKILELRTSQILSDIKSVRDTTQPLIKELTVIGSALEKDNLQVDDIDKHLRIIVVRGKQQVIDMIKKDAISLPDVKSYADAENINVILNQMLKKIGDVLGRQTRVIHIFAKKYAEKLKEILLQMQSNHSKIQQMLTNFDETQTTSTEILDSLKEIKDIEEELSKKEQRISELQTNIDSLDKKITSSEDSIKKIKGSEEYVKLLELTKILDELTESKNQIKDQITSQFTKISRPLSRYEHISAMEKEQKNLLSGLIEDPFEVLLPKNKDSIILILENVRKAISSDSISVKDADKSFSQLTEIEEALDGLIHQVNDYTDKKQKIQNQIKSLEPRELQDLTKNLKNLMTDKEDSELKIKTFQSEINEIHSNSTKLIVDIETKLRKFSNTLYSISY, from the coding sequence ATGGTTTTTGGATGGGGTAAGAAGAAAGAAGATTCTAAAACCTTAGATGTTTCATCTACTAAACAGATTCAACTATCTGAAGTGTCTGGAATTGTTCGAAAAATATTGGAATTACGAACATCTCAGATATTATCCGATATTAAATCAGTACGAGATACCACCCAACCGTTAATCAAAGAGCTTACCGTGATCGGTAGTGCATTAGAAAAGGATAATCTCCAAGTTGATGATATCGATAAACATCTTCGAATAATTGTAGTGAGAGGCAAACAGCAGGTTATTGACATGATCAAAAAAGATGCGATATCATTGCCTGATGTTAAATCATATGCTGATGCTGAAAACATTAATGTAATTTTAAATCAGATGTTGAAAAAAATTGGAGATGTCTTAGGACGTCAAACAAGAGTAATCCATATTTTTGCAAAAAAATATGCTGAAAAATTAAAAGAAATTCTTCTACAAATGCAATCAAACCACTCTAAAATCCAACAAATGCTTACAAATTTTGATGAAACACAAACAACCTCTACTGAAATTTTAGATTCGTTAAAAGAAATTAAGGACATAGAGGAGGAACTATCTAAAAAGGAACAAAGAATTTCTGAACTTCAAACCAATATTGATTCTCTTGACAAAAAAATTACCTCCTCCGAAGATTCTATAAAAAAAATAAAGGGTTCTGAAGAATATGTTAAACTTTTAGAGTTGACAAAAATTTTAGATGAATTAACTGAAAGCAAAAATCAAATAAAAGATCAGATCACATCACAATTTACAAAGATTTCAAGACCTCTAAGTAGATATGAACATATATCTGCAATGGAAAAAGAACAAAAAAATTTACTATCTGGATTAATAGAAGATCCTTTTGAAGTTTTATTGCCGAAGAATAAAGACTCTATAATTCTAATTTTGGAAAATGTACGAAAAGCAATATCCTCTGACTCTATATCCGTTAAAGACGCTGATAAATCATTTTCACAATTAACTGAGATAGAAGAAGCATTGGATGGATTAATCCATCAAGTTAATGATTATACTGATAAAAAACAAAAAATTCAAAATCAAATAAAATCACTAGAGCCACGTGAATTACAGGATCTGACAAAAAATCTAAAAAATCTGATGACTGACAAGGAGGATTCAGAGTTAAAAATTAAAACATTTCAATCTGAAATCAATGAGATTCACTCTAATTCTACTAAATTAATTGTTGATATCGAAACAAAACTGAGAAAATTCTCAAACACTCTCTATTCAATATCTTATTGA
- a CDS encoding Mov34/MPN/PAD-1 family protein, with product MVLYRVLFKKKKFERQLSLQKKVLDSILSYCQIKHPEECVLILKGKSKHGNILVDGLVIPPFDYTGHTFAGFPSSFLPFDMSYVGIVHSHPTGPAEPSLTDLQNFFGLVSVTVKSPYNDEDIFAWDSSGNSIKLVII from the coding sequence TTGGTACTTTATAGAGTGTTATTTAAAAAGAAAAAATTTGAAAGACAACTTTCGTTACAAAAAAAAGTACTAGATAGCATTCTGTCTTATTGTCAGATAAAACATCCTGAGGAATGTGTTCTTATCTTAAAGGGTAAATCCAAACATGGAAATATTCTTGTGGATGGTTTGGTGATCCCACCCTTTGATTATACGGGTCATACTTTTGCAGGATTTCCCTCCTCGTTTTTGCCATTTGATATGAGCTATGTTGGTATAGTTCACTCTCATCCTACAGGTCCTGCTGAACCTTCTTTAACTGATTTACAAAATTTCTTTGGTTTAGTATCAGTTACTGTAAAATCTCCATACAATGATGAAGATATCTTTGCATGGGATAGTTCTGGAAACTCGATAAAACTTGTAATAATCTAA
- a CDS encoding hypothetical protein (hypothetical protein Nmar_0716) encodes MILPFPYGLGAALAIFIAFPMLLRKRYMSRMKGYGDSGSGGGGGFFGMNSGGSGIKYVCLVCNNKHKGGTCPRCGSKMQRADF; translated from the coding sequence ATGATTCTGCCATTTCCATATGGATTAGGTGCAGCATTGGCTATTTTTATTGCGTTTCCTATGTTGTTAAGAAAACGATACATGAGTCGTATGAAAGGATATGGTGATTCTGGTTCCGGCGGTGGTGGCGGATTTTTTGGAATGAATTCTGGTGGTTCTGGAATAAAATATGTTTGTCTAGTTTGTAATAATAAGCACAAAGGCGGAACCTGTCCACGATGTGGTTCTAAAATGCAGCGTGCTGATTTCTAA
- a CDS encoding hypothetical protein (hypothetical protein Nmar_0717) encodes MSLEELRKKVLYQNSIEVWIGISKEKNIDWVDTNNYQKFIAYLLKNNLSMKQMSICFDESDKASEGGHSKKVFANKLAAINDENSACYSIKLNDSAIELIRKFSL; translated from the coding sequence ATGTCCTTAGAAGAACTTAGAAAAAAAGTCCTGTATCAAAACTCAATTGAGGTTTGGATTGGAATTAGTAAAGAAAAAAACATTGATTGGGTTGACACAAACAATTATCAAAAATTCATTGCGTATCTTTTAAAAAATAATCTAAGCATGAAACAAATGTCTATTTGCTTTGATGAATCAGACAAAGCATCTGAAGGAGGTCATAGCAAAAAAGTATTTGCAAACAAATTGGCAGCAATAAATGATGAAAATTCGGCATGCTATTCAATAAAATTGAATGACAGTGCTATTGAATTAATTCGAAAATTCAGCCTTTAG
- a CDS encoding binding-protein-dependent transport systems inner membrane component (overlaps another CDS with the same product name), giving the protein MSSATPQDIKNEFLKSKIGIAGIAILLILISISILVMIIIPVDTFREWNNPSSWISYPKVAIPVWTNLFLSEKIPEHKILNQPKINDFTTEDTSITYHQFGVNFDYDDFPSDFIYEFAVKYSGTPLLQIEVIRPDGIKLKLFSASIPNSDIITIHNERIFSTDEMIKKNLYLQNSNFLFSLNNLSSEDIVFSKTDIHEPLKGNYVFVIKMYSDKPESKILESKLIIGGKAFGIMGTDELRRDLVVGLLWGTPLALFIGLVVAIASVVMGLVYGVYAGYRGKKTDEVMMRFNDVIYALPALPFLIILSVTISNSIFVLVGFLMVFGWVGIAKVSRSMALQIKTRGYVEAANMMGQKDSKIVLRHILPQLLPYAFASIAISVPAAITTEAGLSFLGLGDPSFPTWGQILHDANVYGAASRGLWWWIMPPGVMIAITGLAFVFIGNALDAIVNPKLKR; this is encoded by the coding sequence ATGAGTAGTGCCACACCGCAAGACATCAAAAATGAATTCCTAAAAAGCAAGATAGGAATTGCAGGTATTGCTATTTTATTGATTTTAATTTCAATATCAATTTTAGTTATGATTATAATTCCAGTGGACACTTTTAGAGAATGGAATAATCCAAGTAGTTGGATTTCATATCCAAAAGTAGCAATACCAGTATGGACTAATTTATTCTTAAGTGAAAAAATTCCCGAACATAAAATTTTGAATCAACCAAAAATTAATGACTTTACTACTGAAGATACTTCAATTACATATCATCAATTTGGAGTAAATTTTGATTATGATGATTTTCCAAGTGATTTTATTTATGAATTTGCAGTGAAATATTCTGGAACTCCACTATTACAGATAGAGGTCATACGTCCTGACGGAATAAAATTAAAATTATTTTCAGCATCGATTCCAAATTCAGACATAATAACAATACACAACGAAAGAATATTTTCAACAGATGAAATGATCAAAAAAAATCTATATCTACAGAATAGCAATTTTCTATTTTCTTTGAATAATCTATCTTCAGAAGACATCGTCTTTTCTAAAACAGATATTCATGAGCCATTAAAAGGAAATTATGTTTTTGTGATAAAGATGTACAGTGACAAACCAGAAAGTAAAATTTTAGAATCTAAATTAATCATAGGAGGAAAAGCATTTGGAATAATGGGAACAGACGAATTAAGAAGAGATTTAGTGGTAGGATTATTGTGGGGTACTCCTTTAGCTTTATTCATTGGATTGGTAGTTGCAATAGCATCAGTGGTAATGGGATTAGTCTATGGAGTTTATGCAGGGTATAGAGGCAAAAAAACTGATGAAGTAATGATGCGATTTAACGATGTAATCTATGCCTTGCCGGCACTTCCATTTTTAATTATTTTATCAGTAACAATAAGCAACAGTATTTTTGTTCTAGTAGGATTTTTAATGGTATTTGGGTGGGTTGGAATAGCCAAAGTCTCTAGAAGCATGGCATTGCAGATTAAAACTAGAGGATATGTGGAAGCTGCAAATATGATGGGTCAAAAAGACTCAAAGATCGTACTTAGACATATTTTACCACAGTTACTTCCATATGCATTTGCAAGTATTGCAATTTCAGTACCAGCTGCCATTACAACAGAGGCAGGGTTGAGCTTCCTAGGTCTTGGAGATCCATCATTTCCAACATGGGGTCAGATATTACATGACGCCAATGTATACGGAGCGGCATCAAGAGGGTTATGGTGGTGGATTATGCCCCCAGGAGTAATGATTGCAATTACAGGACTAGCATTTGTATTCATAGGAAATGCATTGGATGCAATAGTAAATCCAAAGTTAAAAAGATAA
- a CDS encoding binding-protein-dependent transport systems inner membrane component (overlaps another CDS with the same product name), producing the protein MFVVLMITLLITIALVGSNMDSILKQGVAFQVREEITKNPKIAESFSSVDEFEAFIQNQIQQKIKTLGLEEPWYSPQRIGLTMYKILFLDFGHATFLTSDSGSSDVKEIIFEKLPRTILLFTTATIIISVIGIFLGAFSGSKVGSIIDRITSSFAIISSSFPVWWIGMLMIFLFSFVYHVFPSRATPLIPSSDPNYIGSLLYHMTLPLITIVIIGFGSWAYLVRNFIVGIMQEDFIIAKKTIGIDHRKIVYTHALKNAAPPIITILALSLSGSLGGAIITEAVFDWPGMGRLYFEAITVMDLPVIIGSTYILTVFFLISIFVADLLYGYFDPRVRTG; encoded by the coding sequence ATGTTTGTTGTTTTGATGATCACATTATTGATCACCATTGCGTTAGTAGGATCCAATATGGATAGCATTCTAAAGCAAGGAGTTGCTTTTCAAGTGAGAGAGGAGATTACTAAAAATCCAAAAATTGCAGAAAGTTTTTCATCAGTAGATGAATTTGAAGCATTTATTCAAAATCAAATTCAACAAAAAATCAAAACATTAGGGTTAGAGGAGCCATGGTATTCACCTCAACGAATTGGATTAACAATGTATAAAATATTATTCTTAGATTTCGGTCATGCGACATTTCTGACCAGTGATTCAGGATCATCAGATGTTAAAGAAATAATATTTGAAAAATTACCTCGAACGATCTTATTATTTACTACGGCAACAATAATCATATCTGTAATAGGGATATTTCTAGGAGCTTTCTCAGGAAGCAAAGTAGGATCAATAATAGATAGAATTACGTCAAGTTTTGCAATAATTAGTTCTAGCTTTCCTGTGTGGTGGATTGGAATGTTAATGATATTTTTATTTTCATTTGTATATCATGTTTTCCCATCAAGGGCAACACCACTAATTCCATCATCAGACCCAAACTATATTGGTTCCTTGCTTTATCATATGACACTACCACTAATTACAATTGTAATTATCGGATTTGGCTCATGGGCATATTTAGTTAGAAATTTCATAGTTGGCATCATGCAAGAAGATTTCATCATTGCAAAAAAGACGATAGGTATTGATCATAGAAAAATTGTGTACACACATGCACTCAAAAATGCAGCACCACCAATTATCACAATCCTTGCATTAAGCCTTTCAGGCTCATTAGGAGGAGCAATAATTACAGAGGCAGTATTTGATTGGCCAGGAATGGGTAGACTGTATTTTGAGGCAATTACAGTCATGGATCTTCCTGTAATAATTGGATCCACATACATCTTGACAGTGTTTTTCCTTATCAGCATATTTGTTGCAGACTTACTATATGGATATTTTGATCCTAGGGTGAGAACAGGATGA
- a CDS encoding hypothetical protein (hypothetical protein Nmar_0720) — MVKKTSFDPDKLVLSKNEILAFCDKVIEKWNKHPTKNANNILAMTAVKASIVWTDEDSLKAIWGEIIAWVFELLYENALSQGNDDANWSTVMKKLKTKK; from the coding sequence ATGGTAAAAAAAACATCATTTGATCCTGATAAACTTGTATTGTCAAAAAATGAAATTCTTGCATTTTGTGATAAAGTTATAGAAAAATGGAATAAGCATCCCACCAAAAATGCTAATAATATTTTAGCAATGACTGCTGTTAAAGCTAGTATTGTTTGGACTGATGAGGATTCTCTTAAGGCAATATGGGGTGAGATAATTGCATGGGTGTTTGAGTTACTTTACGAAAATGCTCTATCACAAGGTAATGATGATGCTAATTGGTCAACAGTCATGAAAAAATTAAAGACTAAAAAATAA